In Aneurinibacillus migulanus, a single window of DNA contains:
- a CDS encoding glutaredoxin family protein: MSIIVYSAPGCSTCELVKNYLKEKGHAFEVRDLLSNQKYQKEVEALGIMGIPVTVVNGKAIKGFEPAELDKLLEEA, translated from the coding sequence ATGTCAATCATCGTGTACTCTGCACCAGGATGCAGCACTTGCGAGCTTGTTAAAAATTATTTAAAAGAAAAGGGACATGCATTTGAAGTTCGTGATTTACTTTCCAATCAGAAATACCAAAAAGAAGTCGAAGCACTAGGCATCATGGGGATTCCAGTTACTGTAGTCAATGGTAAAGCGATAAAAGGCTTTGAGCCAGCAGAATTAGATAAGCTTCTAGAGGAAGCGTAG